From the Archangium lipolyticum genome, one window contains:
- a CDS encoding DNA topoisomerase 3 — translation MGDGGRGVMAVVAEKPSMARDIARALGAREQGEGCYRGNGYVVTWAIGHLVGLAQPHEMRPEWKRWQRELLPMLPREWPLVVEEKTASQFKVVRRVMNAPEVDTVVCATDAGREGELIFRYIYEAAGCRKPVRRLWVSSLTEGAIREGFRLLKPGRDYEPLADAAKGRSRADWLVGMNLSRLYTLAGGDTLSVGRVQTPTLAMVVERELAIRDFVPKDYLEILATFGPAGPEGPQGQYQGTWFRPAEPGKEKEWDAREARRLSADGEEAGRIVERVKAGHAAVESVTAETKRMAPPLLYDLTELQRHANRLYGYSAQRTLELAQALYEKHKLLSYPRTSSRHLSKQIAETLPDVVNAIRAPWEALLAPGTGQRPLGRRFVDDAKVTDHHAIIPTATSPEGARLSQEERRIYELVCRRLLAAWHEDFVWSVTTVITAVTAKDASGVVDRFQSTGTMVERQGWKVLDVGGGQKAPKPREAGKKEGEGEAEEPEDEQELPSGLAKGQARSVREVKPVTKRTRPPPRLTDASLLTAMETAGRTLDDKELADAMRESGLGTPATRAAIIETLLDRGYLVRRGKSFEATEKGIALIRVVHPDVKSPAMTGQWEAWLQRIERGSGDLDSFLKGIEAYVIEVVGKVPPNLPMPPPTTPRPPGEGRGEGTRTPRLAPRESPLPLGEGQGEGLPKSPRTTARPSLTLVAPNTRPERKPREPTPPNALRGLLHEVYGFSDFRPYQEAVCRAATEGKDLLLVMPTGAGKSLCYQLPGLARAGTTLVISPLIALMEDQVARLQSLGLAAERIHSGRDRATSRQVCAEYLEGRLDFLFIAPERLGVPGFVELLARRTPALVAVDEAHCISQWGHDFRPDYRLLGARLPMLRPAPVVALTATATPGVQRDIVQQLGLKGTGSAPARTFIHGFRRTNIAIEVRELNPSQRADAIRELLADPAHRPAIVYAATRKHAERYTEELGAEFRTGTYHAGMSATERDEVQTRFLNGRLEVIVATTAFGMGIDKADVRTVVHAALPASVEGYYQELGRAGRDGKPSRAVLLHSFIDRRTHEFFHQRDYPEPSVLERIYRATREEPEPKEALSARVRMESEVFDKALEQLWIHGGVEVTPDESVKRGRPGWMAAYTTQREHKQSQLEHMARYAESHGCRMRHLVEHFGDVQDTGAACGLCDVCAPESCATLRFGEPSASEAQALARILGTLHERDAQATGRLHRELFGEALPRRDFERLLGGLVRAGLVRLSEDTFEKDGQNITFQRVTLTPEGRRTREPAPGQVQLPRPADEAPARKRRGSRAKASSAAGGSRRTSRRKAAASGGRRKRSAPARTEVEYDYEFEGDMAERVEVPRAPRGREALARALERSRRSGATLGVSTASPQLVEALRTWRLAEARKRRVPAFRILTDKVLGAIATARPRDGAALQRIHGVGPKLAERYGDTILALVGRVPS, via the coding sequence ATGGGTGACGGAGGACGGGGCGTGATGGCCGTGGTGGCGGAGAAGCCATCCATGGCGCGCGACATCGCGCGGGCGCTGGGGGCTCGCGAGCAGGGCGAGGGGTGCTACCGGGGCAACGGCTACGTGGTGACGTGGGCCATCGGGCACCTGGTGGGACTGGCACAGCCGCATGAGATGCGGCCGGAGTGGAAGCGCTGGCAGCGCGAGCTGCTGCCGATGCTGCCGCGCGAGTGGCCGCTGGTGGTGGAGGAGAAGACGGCGAGCCAGTTCAAGGTGGTGCGCCGGGTGATGAACGCGCCCGAGGTGGACACCGTGGTGTGCGCCACGGACGCCGGGCGCGAGGGCGAGCTCATCTTCCGTTACATCTACGAGGCCGCCGGGTGCCGCAAGCCGGTGCGGCGGCTCTGGGTGTCGTCGCTGACGGAGGGGGCCATCCGGGAGGGCTTCCGCTTGCTGAAGCCGGGGCGCGACTACGAGCCGCTGGCGGACGCGGCGAAGGGGCGCAGCCGGGCGGACTGGCTGGTGGGGATGAACCTGTCGCGCCTGTACACGCTGGCGGGCGGGGACACGCTGTCGGTGGGGCGGGTGCAGACGCCCACGCTGGCCATGGTGGTGGAGCGCGAGCTGGCCATCCGCGATTTCGTCCCGAAGGACTACCTGGAGATTCTGGCCACGTTCGGTCCGGCGGGTCCCGAGGGACCGCAGGGGCAATATCAAGGCACCTGGTTCCGTCCCGCCGAGCCGGGGAAGGAGAAGGAGTGGGACGCGCGCGAGGCGCGGCGTCTGTCCGCGGATGGCGAGGAGGCCGGGCGCATCGTCGAGCGGGTGAAGGCGGGCCACGCCGCCGTGGAGTCCGTCACCGCCGAGACGAAGCGGATGGCGCCGCCGCTGCTCTACGATTTGACGGAGCTCCAGCGCCACGCCAACCGGCTGTATGGCTACAGCGCCCAGCGCACCCTGGAGCTGGCGCAGGCGCTGTACGAGAAGCACAAGCTGCTGAGCTACCCGCGTACCTCCAGCCGGCACCTGTCGAAGCAGATTGCCGAGACGTTGCCGGACGTGGTGAACGCCATCCGCGCGCCCTGGGAGGCGCTGCTCGCGCCGGGCACGGGACAGCGCCCGCTGGGGCGGCGCTTCGTGGACGACGCGAAGGTGACGGACCACCACGCCATCATCCCCACGGCGACCTCGCCGGAGGGCGCGAGGCTGTCGCAGGAGGAGCGGCGCATCTACGAGCTCGTCTGCCGCCGGCTGCTGGCGGCGTGGCACGAGGACTTCGTCTGGTCGGTGACGACGGTCATCACGGCGGTCACGGCGAAGGACGCGTCCGGGGTGGTGGACCGCTTCCAGAGCACGGGCACGATGGTGGAGCGCCAGGGCTGGAAGGTGCTGGACGTGGGAGGAGGGCAGAAGGCGCCGAAGCCTCGGGAGGCGGGGAAGAAGGAGGGGGAGGGGGAGGCGGAGGAGCCCGAGGACGAGCAGGAGTTGCCATCGGGGCTGGCGAAGGGGCAGGCGCGCTCGGTGCGCGAGGTGAAGCCGGTGACGAAGCGGACGCGGCCGCCGCCCCGGCTCACGGACGCGAGCCTGCTGACGGCGATGGAGACGGCGGGGCGGACGCTGGACGACAAGGAGCTGGCGGACGCGATGAGGGAGTCGGGGCTGGGGACACCGGCCACGCGCGCGGCGATCATCGAGACCCTGCTGGACCGTGGCTATCTGGTGAGGAGGGGCAAGTCGTTCGAGGCGACGGAGAAGGGGATCGCGCTCATCCGGGTGGTGCATCCGGACGTGAAGAGCCCGGCGATGACGGGACAATGGGAGGCGTGGCTGCAGCGCATCGAGCGGGGCAGCGGAGACCTGGACTCGTTCCTGAAGGGAATCGAGGCCTACGTCATCGAGGTGGTGGGAAAGGTTCCGCCCAATCTGCCGATGCCGCCGCCCACCACCCCTCGCCCTCCGGGAGAGGGACGGGGAGAGGGTACGCGGACCCCCAGGTTGGCTCCGCGTGAATCCCCTCTCCCCCTGGGAGAGGGTCAGGGTGAGGGTCTTCCCAAATCCCCGCGCACCACCGCGCGCCCGTCCCTCACCCTCGTCGCGCCCAACACGCGACCTGAGCGCAAGCCACGCGAGCCCACGCCGCCGAACGCCCTGCGAGGACTGCTGCACGAGGTGTACGGCTTCTCGGATTTCCGGCCGTACCAGGAGGCGGTGTGCCGTGCGGCGACGGAGGGCAAGGACCTGCTGCTGGTCATGCCGACGGGGGCGGGCAAATCCCTCTGCTACCAGCTGCCGGGTCTGGCGCGAGCGGGAACGACCCTGGTCATCAGCCCACTCATCGCGCTGATGGAGGACCAGGTGGCGCGGCTCCAGTCGCTCGGTCTGGCGGCGGAGCGTATCCACTCGGGACGAGACCGTGCCACCTCGCGCCAGGTGTGCGCGGAGTACCTGGAGGGGAGGCTGGACTTCCTCTTCATCGCGCCCGAGCGGCTGGGGGTGCCGGGCTTCGTGGAGCTGCTGGCCCGGCGGACACCGGCACTCGTGGCGGTGGACGAGGCCCACTGCATCTCGCAGTGGGGGCACGACTTCCGCCCGGACTACCGGCTGCTGGGGGCCCGGCTGCCGATGCTCCGTCCGGCGCCGGTCGTGGCGCTCACCGCGACGGCGACACCGGGGGTACAGCGGGACATCGTCCAGCAGCTGGGGCTCAAGGGCACGGGGAGCGCGCCCGCGCGCACCTTCATCCACGGCTTCCGGCGCACCAACATCGCCATCGAGGTGCGCGAGCTCAATCCGAGCCAGCGCGCCGACGCCATCCGCGAGCTGCTCGCGGACCCGGCGCACCGTCCGGCCATCGTCTACGCGGCGACGCGCAAGCACGCGGAGCGGTACACGGAGGAACTCGGCGCGGAGTTCCGCACGGGCACCTACCACGCGGGCATGAGTGCCACGGAGCGCGACGAGGTGCAGACGCGGTTCCTCAATGGCCGGCTGGAGGTCATCGTGGCGACGACGGCCTTCGGCATGGGCATCGACAAGGCGGACGTGCGCACGGTGGTGCATGCGGCGCTGCCCGCGAGCGTGGAGGGCTACTACCAGGAGCTGGGGCGCGCGGGCCGGGATGGGAAGCCCTCGCGCGCGGTGCTGCTGCACTCCTTCATCGACCGGCGCACGCACGAGTTCTTCCACCAGCGCGACTACCCCGAGCCCTCGGTGCTCGAGCGCATCTACCGCGCCACGCGCGAGGAGCCGGAGCCCAAGGAGGCGCTGTCGGCGCGGGTGCGCATGGAGTCCGAGGTCTTCGACAAGGCGCTCGAGCAGTTGTGGATCCACGGCGGCGTGGAGGTGACGCCGGACGAGTCCGTGAAGCGCGGGCGGCCGGGCTGGATGGCCGCGTACACGACGCAGCGGGAGCACAAGCAGTCGCAGCTGGAGCACATGGCGCGCTACGCCGAGTCGCACGGGTGCAGGATGCGGCACCTGGTGGAGCACTTCGGTGACGTGCAGGACACGGGCGCGGCGTGCGGCCTGTGCGATGTCTGCGCGCCCGAGTCGTGCGCCACCCTGCGCTTCGGCGAGCCTTCCGCGTCGGAGGCCCAGGCGCTCGCGCGCATCCTCGGGACGCTCCACGAGCGCGATGCCCAGGCCACCGGCCGGCTTCACCGGGAGCTGTTCGGCGAGGCGCTCCCACGCCGCGATTTCGAGCGGCTGCTCGGGGGACTGGTGCGGGCGGGGCTCGTGCGCCTGTCCGAGGACACCTTCGAGAAGGACGGGCAGAACATCACCTTCCAGCGCGTGACGCTCACGCCCGAGGGCCGGAGGACGCGCGAGCCCGCACCGGGACAGGTACAACTGCCACGGCCTGCGGACGAGGCTCCCGCGCGCAAGCGCCGGGGCTCGCGGGCCAAGGCGTCCTCCGCGGCCGGAGGAAGCCGCCGCACGTCGCGCCGCAAGGCAGCCGCTTCCGGAGGCAGGAGGAAGCGCTCGGCTCCGGCCCGGACCGAGGTCGAGTACGACTACGAGTTCGAGGGTGACATGGCGGAGCGGGTGGAGGTGCCTCGGGCGCCTCGCGGCCGCGAGGCCCTGGCACGGGCGTTGGAGCGCTCCAGGCGTAGCGGGGCGACGCTCGGTGTGAGCACGGCCTCGCCCCAACTCGTGGAGGCCCTGCGCACGTGGCGGCTCGCCGAGGCACGCAAACGGCGCGTCCCCGCCTTCCGCATCCTCACCGACAAGGTGCTCGGTGCCATCGCCACCGCGCGCCCTCGCGATGGTGCCGCGCTGCAACGCATCCACGGCGTGGGCCCCAAGCTGGCCGAGCGCTACGGCGACACCATCCTCGCGCTCGTCGGCCGTGTTCCCTCCTGA